TAGCTGTTGATGTTCCAGATAACGCCCTGGGTGAAGATCTTGTGTTCGTACATGGCGATGAGAGCACCGAGACGTTCCGGAGAAACGTAGTCCATCATGATGGAGTTGGTGGGCTTGTTGCCTTCGAACACCTTGTG
This DNA window, taken from Fibrobacter sp., encodes the following:
- the pgi gene encoding glucose-6-phosphate isomerase (functions in sugar metabolism in glycolysis and the Embden-Meyerhof pathways (EMP) and in gluconeogenesis; catalyzes reversible isomerization of glucose-6-phosphate to fructose-6-phosphate; member of PGI family), with the translated sequence HKVFEGNKPTNSIMMDYVSPERLGALIAMYEHKIFTQGVIWNINSYDQWGVELGKQLAMKILPELKENTELKHDSSTNQLINWFKKNQK